The proteins below are encoded in one region of Danio rerio strain Tuebingen ecotype United States chromosome 14, GRCz12tu, whole genome shotgun sequence:
- the etf1a gene encoding Eukaryotic peptide chain release factor subunit 1-like (The RefSeq protein has 2 substitutions compared to this genomic sequence) has protein sequence MADEPCTADRNVEMWKIKKLIRSLQAARGNGTSMISLIVPPKDQISRVAKMLADEFGTASNIKSRVNRLSVLGAITSVQQRLKLYSKVPHNGLVVYCGTIVTDEGKEKKVNIDFEPFKPINTSLYLCDNKFHTEALTALLTDDSKFGFIVIDGSGALFGTLQGNTKEVLHKFTVDLPKKHGRGGQSALRFARLRMEKRHNYVRKVAETAVQLYVSNDKVNVVGLVLAGSADFKTELSQSDMFDPRLQVKVLKLVDICYGGENGFNQAIELSAEILINVKFMQEKKLIGRYFDEISQDTGKYCYGVEDTLRALEMGAVEILIVYENQETMRYVLKLHGAELNGSKNDEKVIYLSPEQERDKSHFIDKEECVLLGCFQTGHEHELMECMPLLEWFASNYKKFGATLEIVTDKSQEGSQFVKGFGGIGGILRYRVDFHGLEYQEEEELFDLGDY, from the exons GAATGGCACCAGCATGATCTCGCTCATCGTTCCTCCTAAAGATCAGATCTCCAGAGTGGCCAAGATGTTGGCCGATGAGTTTGGTACGGCGTCCAACATCAAGAGTCGAGTAAACCGACTGTCAGTGCTGGGAGCCATTACTTCAGTCCAGCAGAGACTCAAACTCTACAGcaaag TGCCACATAATGGTCTGGTGGTTTACTGCGGGACTATAGTGACAGATGAAGGCAAAGAGAAGAAAGTCAACATCGACTTTGAGCCTTTTAAACCCATCAACACCTCACTGTACCTCTGTGACAACAAGTTCCACACCGAG GCTCTGATGGCACTATTGACAGACGACAGTAAGTTTGGCTTCATTGTTATTGATGGTAGTGGAGCTTTGTTCGGGACTCTACAGGGAAACACCAAAGAAGTGCTGCACAAATTCACTGTGGACCTGCCCAAAAAACACG GAAGGGGAGGTCAGTCTGCTCTGCGTTTTGCTCGGTTAAGGATGGAGAAGAGGCATAATTATGTGAGGAAGGTTGCAGAGACGGCCGTGCAGCTCTACGTGTCCAATGATAAAGTCAATGTGGTTGGACTGGTGCTGGCCGGATCTGCCGACTTCAAGACGGAGCTCAGCCAGTCGGACATGTTCGACCCG AGGTTGCAGGTGAAAGTGTTGAAGCTGGTGGACATCTGTTACGGGGGAGAAAATGGCTTCAATCAGGCCATCGAGCTCTCCGCTGAGATCCTGATCAATGTTAAGTTCATGCAGGAGAAGAAGTTAATAG GCCGGTACTTTGACGAGATCAGTCAGGACACTGGGAAGTATTGTTACGGCGTTGAGGACACACTAAGGGCTCTGGAAATGGGAGCTGTTGAAATTCTCATCGTCTATGAAAACCAGGAGACAATGAGATACGTCTTAAAGCTACACGGAGCAGAGCTCAATGGCTCCAAGaacg ATGAGAAAGTCATTTATTTGAGTCCAGAACAGGAGAAGGACAAATCGCACTTCATAGACAAAGAG GAGTGTGTTTTGTTGGGTTGTTTTCAGACGGGTCATGAACACGAGCTCATGGAGTGTATGCCGCTGCTCGAATGGTTCGCCAGTAACTATAAGAAGTTTGGAGCGACTCTGGAGATCGTGACGGACAAAAGTCAAGAGGGCTCGCAGTTCGTCAAGGGTTTCGGAGGAATCGGAG GAATTCTGCGCTACCGAGTGGATTTCCACGGTTTGGAATATCAGGAAGAGGAGGAGCTGTTTGATCTGGGTGACTACTAG
- the etf1a gene encoding eukaryotic peptide chain release factor subunit 1-like isoform X1: MADEPCTADRNVEMWKIKKLIRSLQAARGNGTSMISLIVPPKDQISRVAKMLADEFGTASNIKSRVNRLSVLGAITSVQQRLKLYSKVPHNGLVVYCGTIVTDEGKEKKVNIDFEPFKPINTSLYLCDNKFHTEALMALLTDDSKFGFIVIDGSGALFGTLQGNTKEVLHKFTVDLPKKHGRGGQSALRFARLRMEKRHNYVRKVAETAVQLYVSNDKVNVVGLVLAGSADFKTELSQSDMFDPRLQVKVLKLVDICYGGENGFNQAIELSAEILINVKFMQEKKLIGRYFDEISQDTGKYCYGVEDTLRALEMGAVEILIVYENQETMRYVLKLHGAELNGSKNDEKVIYLSPEQEKDKSHFIDKETGHEHELMECMPLLEWFASNYKKFGATLEIVTDKSQEGSQFVKGFGGIGGILRYRVDFHGLEYQEEEELFDLGDY, translated from the exons GAATGGCACCAGCATGATCTCGCTCATCGTTCCTCCTAAAGATCAGATCTCCAGAGTGGCCAAGATGTTGGCCGATGAGTTTGGTACGGCGTCCAACATCAAGAGTCGAGTAAACCGACTGTCAGTGCTGGGAGCCATTACTTCAGTCCAGCAGAGACTCAAACTCTACAGcaaag TGCCACATAATGGTCTGGTGGTTTACTGCGGGACTATAGTGACAGATGAAGGCAAAGAGAAGAAAGTCAACATCGACTTTGAGCCTTTTAAACCCATCAACACCTCACTGTACCTCTGTGACAACAAGTTCCACACCGAG GCTCTGATGGCACTATTGACAGACGACAGTAAGTTTGGCTTCATTGTTATTGATGGTAGTGGAGCTTTGTTCGGGACTCTACAGGGAAACACCAAAGAAGTGCTGCACAAATTCACTGTGGACCTGCCCAAAAAACACG GAAGGGGAGGTCAGTCTGCTCTGCGTTTTGCTCGGTTAAGGATGGAGAAGAGGCATAATTATGTGAGGAAGGTTGCAGAGACGGCCGTGCAGCTCTACGTGTCCAATGATAAAGTCAATGTGGTTGGACTGGTGCTGGCCGGATCTGCCGACTTCAAGACGGAGCTCAGCCAGTCGGACATGTTCGACCCG AGGTTGCAGGTGAAAGTGTTGAAGCTGGTGGACATCTGTTACGGGGGAGAAAATGGCTTCAATCAGGCCATCGAGCTCTCCGCTGAGATCCTGATCAATGTTAAGTTCATGCAGGAGAAGAAGTTAATAG GCCGGTACTTTGACGAGATCAGTCAGGACACTGGGAAGTATTGTTACGGCGTTGAGGACACACTAAGGGCTCTGGAAATGGGAGCTGTTGAAATTCTCATCGTCTATGAAAACCAGGAGACAATGAGATACGTCTTAAAGCTACACGGAGCAGAGCTCAATGGCTCCAAGaacg ATGAGAAAGTCATTTATTTGAGTCCAGAACAGGAGAAGGACAAATCGCACTTCATAGACAAAGAG ACGGGTCATGAACACGAGCTCATGGAGTGTATGCCGCTGCTCGAATGGTTCGCCAGTAACTATAAGAAGTTTGGAGCGACTCTGGAGATCGTGACGGACAAAAGTCAAGAGGGCTCGCAGTTCGTCAAGGGTTTCGGAGGAATCGGAG GAATTCTGCGCTACCGAGTGGATTTCCACGGTTTGGAATATCAGGAAGAGGAGGAGCTGTTTGATCTGGGTGACTACTAG